Proteins encoded within one genomic window of Pongo pygmaeus isolate AG05252 chromosome 4, NHGRI_mPonPyg2-v2.0_pri, whole genome shotgun sequence:
- the RPL37 gene encoding large ribosomal subunit protein eL37 → MTKGTSSFGKRRNKTHTLCRRCGSKAYHLQKSTCGKCGYPAKRKRKYNWSAKAKRRNTTGTGRMRHLKIVYRRFRHGFREGTTPKPKRAAVAASSSS, encoded by the exons ATG ACGAAGGGAACGTCATCGTTTGGAAAGCGTCGCAATAAGACGCACACGTTGTGCCGCCGCTGTGGCTCTAAGGCCTACCACCTTCAGAAGTCGACCTGTGGCAAATGTGGCTACCCTGCCAAGCGCAAGAGAAAGT ATAACTGGAGTGCCAAGGCTAAAAGACGAAATACCACCGGAACTGGTCGAATGAGGCACCTAAAAATTGTATACCGCAGATTCAG GCATGGATTCCGTGAAGGAACAACACCTAAACCCAAGAGGGCAGCTGTTGCAGCATCCAGTTCATCTTAA